The Candidatus Paceibacterota bacterium genomic sequence CGTTGACGGATTGGATTGGCACCACCTCGACATCGCTGACGATCTTATGCGCGGCGCAAAAGTCAATCATCTCCTGTGTTTCCGGGATGCCGCCGATGACCGACCCGGCGAGCCGGCGGCGGCCGCCGATCAGGCTGTTGCCCTGCAGCGGCGGCTCGAGCGCGGTCAGCGCCCCGACCAAGACCATCGTGCCGTCGCGCTTCAGCAGCGCGAGGTAGGGATTGACGTCGTGCGGATTGGGGATGGTGTTGAGCAGGAAATGGAAGCTGCCGGCCTGCCTGGCCATTGCCGCCGGGTCTTTCGACAGCAGCACCTCATCCGCGCCGAGCCGGACCGCATCCTTGCCTTTGGCCGGCGAGGTGGTGATCATTGTAACCTGTGCGCCGAGAGCCTTGGCGAATTTGACGCCCATGTGGCCGAGACCACCGAGACCGATCACGCCGACCTTCTGGCCTTTGCCGACCTTCCAGTGGCGCAGCGGTGAGTAGGTCGTAATGCCGGCACAAAACAACGGGGCAACCGCCTGCAGGTCAAGGCTGCCGGGGACCTTCACCACAAACCGCTCTTCCACCACAATCCGCTCGGAGTAGCCGCCGAAGGTCAGCTGCTGGCTGCCGCGTTCTTTGGAATTGTACGTCCAGGTGGGGCCTTCCTCGCAGTACTGCTCCAGGCCCTCGTTGCAGGCCGGGCAACGGCGGCACGAATCCACCATGCAGCCCACGCCCGCGTAATCGTCAACCTTGACTTTCGTCGCCTGCGGGCCCACCTGGGTGACACGGCCGACGATCTCGTGGCCCGGCACCATTGGGTACATTGAGCCGCTCCAATGATTGCGGGCCTGGTG encodes the following:
- a CDS encoding NAD(P)-dependent alcohol dehydrogenase, with amino-acid sequence MIKTRGYAAPNATSPLALFNFERREPGPHDVQIEILYCGICHTDLHQARNHWSGSMYPMVPGHEIVGRVTQVGPQATKVKVDDYAGVGCMVDSCRRCPACNEGLEQYCEEGPTWTYNSKERGSQQLTFGGYSERIVVEERFVVKVPGSLDLQAVAPLFCAGITTYSPLRHWKVGKGQKVGVIGLGGLGHMGVKFAKALGAQVTMITTSPAKGKDAVRLGADEVLLSKDPAAMARQAGSFHFLLNTIPNPHDVNPYLALLKRDGTMVLVGALTALEPPLQGNSLIGGRRRLAGSVIGGIPETQEMIDFCAAHKIVSDVEVVPIQSVNEAYERLLKNDVRYRFVIDMASLKQA